The Klebsiella sp. RHBSTW-00484 genome includes a window with the following:
- a CDS encoding cytochrome c1: protein MTRLLKFSVLCLSLLELGSTWAKEPTPVRQDWSFSGITGQYDKDQLRRGMQVYEEKCRACHGMKYLTFRTLTRPGGPELTLEEAKSIASGYQFPDIQDDGQVGERDGTLNDSFISPYLNVQEARYLNNGTEPVDLSYIVRARSYDRGFPQFLFDAFLPYTDQGADYVFALLTGYRPDDPEMKANRYFPGGVINMPKPLTDGEIHWQTASQIAETEEQYAQDVTAFLAWAADPDLWARKKQGIYVMGYLSVMLGLLWVLRLMKRRSPK, encoded by the coding sequence ATGACGCGATTATTGAAATTCAGCGTTTTGTGTCTGTCACTTTTAGAGCTGGGTTCTACTTGGGCGAAAGAGCCCACGCCTGTGCGGCAGGACTGGAGCTTTAGCGGCATCACGGGCCAGTATGATAAAGATCAGCTTCGGCGCGGCATGCAGGTTTATGAAGAGAAGTGTCGCGCCTGTCACGGTATGAAATACCTCACTTTTCGCACCCTGACCAGACCCGGCGGCCCGGAACTCACGCTCGAAGAAGCAAAAAGTATCGCCAGCGGCTATCAGTTCCCTGACATACAGGATGACGGCCAGGTTGGCGAGCGGGACGGTACGCTAAATGACAGTTTTATATCGCCATATCTTAACGTTCAGGAAGCGCGATACCTTAACAATGGTACTGAACCCGTTGACCTGAGCTATATCGTCCGGGCCCGATCATATGATCGCGGATTCCCACAATTCCTGTTTGATGCCTTTTTACCCTACACGGATCAGGGGGCGGATTATGTCTTCGCACTATTAACCGGTTACCGGCCTGACGATCCTGAAATGAAGGCTAATCGCTACTTTCCTGGTGGCGTGATTAATATGCCAAAGCCGCTTACGGATGGCGAAATTCATTGGCAAACGGCGTCGCAGATAGCCGAAACAGAAGAGCAGTATGCTCAGGATGTCACCGCCTTTCTCGCATGGGCTGCGGACCCGGATCTCTGGGCGCGAAAAAAGCAGGGAATTTACGTCATGGGCTACCTCTCCGTGATGCTGGGATTGCTATGGGTTTTACGGCTAATGAAGAGACGTTCGCCGAAATAA
- the dsbE gene encoding thiol:disulfide interchange protein DsbE, which translates to MKRCLLLIPLMIFVVIAALMLWQLARNAEGDDPIILESALIGKPVPTFRLESLENPGQYYQADALIQGKPLLLNVWATWCPTCRAEHQYLNQLAVQGIRVVGMNYKDERQKAMTWLKVLGNPYALSLFDGDGRMGLDLGVSGAPETFLIDGKGFIRYRHAGDLNERVWECEFRSLWEQYSREAAQ; encoded by the coding sequence ATGAAGCGCTGTTTACTGTTGATCCCGTTGATGATCTTTGTGGTCATCGCCGCGCTGATGCTGTGGCAGCTGGCGCGCAATGCTGAAGGGGATGACCCGATCATCCTGGAGTCGGCGTTGATCGGTAAACCGGTGCCGACCTTTCGTCTTGAGTCGCTGGAGAATCCCGGGCAGTACTATCAGGCAGATGCGCTAATCCAAGGCAAACCGCTGCTGCTCAATGTCTGGGCGACCTGGTGCCCGACCTGCCGCGCCGAGCATCAGTATCTGAATCAGCTCGCGGTGCAGGGGATCCGCGTGGTGGGGATGAACTACAAAGACGAGCGGCAGAAAGCGATGACCTGGCTGAAAGTATTGGGAAATCCTTACGCGTTGAGCCTGTTTGATGGCGATGGGAGGATGGGACTGGATCTGGGGGTTTCCGGCGCACCGGAAACCTTCCTGATCGATGGAAAAGGATTTATTCGTTATCGCCATGCGGGCGATCTCAACGAGCGGGTGTGGGAGTGTGAATTCAGGTCACTTTGGGAGCAATACAGCAGGGAGGCTGCGCAATGA
- the ccmA gene encoding cytochrome c biogenesis heme-transporting ATPase CcmA, which produces MLEARKLRCERDERILFSDLSFQVKAGEWIQITGGNGVGKTTLLRLLSGLARPDVGGVYWQAQPLHRVRDSYQQNLLWIGHQPGIKTRLSALENLRFFHHDGNAAQCMNALAQAGLAGYEDIPVNQLSAGQQRRVALARLWLTRATLWILDEPFTAIDVNGVERLTQRMAQHTEQGGIVILTTHQPINVATDKIRRIALSGEEAG; this is translated from the coding sequence ATGCTTGAAGCCAGAAAGCTCCGCTGCGAGCGAGATGAACGAATCTTGTTTAGCGATTTATCATTCCAGGTGAAAGCGGGGGAGTGGATACAAATTACCGGGGGCAACGGCGTAGGGAAAACGACTTTGCTACGGTTGCTCAGTGGACTGGCTCGCCCTGACGTCGGGGGAGTGTACTGGCAGGCGCAGCCGTTGCATCGTGTGCGCGACAGCTATCAACAAAACCTGCTGTGGATTGGCCATCAGCCAGGGATTAAAACCCGGCTTTCGGCGCTAGAGAACCTGCGTTTTTTCCATCATGACGGTAACGCAGCTCAATGTATGAACGCGCTGGCTCAGGCGGGTCTTGCCGGATACGAAGATATTCCCGTTAATCAACTCTCCGCCGGGCAGCAGCGCCGGGTTGCCCTGGCGCGACTCTGGCTGACGCGCGCTACGCTCTGGATCCTCGACGAACCTTTTACCGCCATTGATGTGAACGGCGTGGAGCGCCTGACGCAACGAATGGCGCAGCACACCGAGCAGGGCGGCATTGTCATTCTCACCACCCATCAGCCCATAAACGTGGCGACCGATAAGATTCGCCGCATTGCGCTGAGCGGCGAGGAGGCTGGGTGA
- a CDS encoding pseudoazurin, translating to MKYLKQSLKVLCLLAFTSSVFAQTHEVLMKNRGTAGPMIYEPDYLEIQPGDTVKFIRKHKSHNAASIPELSPADYPGFMGKIDEEIEVKYDNAGFYGVKCTPHYAQGMVMLIKVGDVTLPDSYRAFKAPGIADKRFQDIYSRIDKQ from the coding sequence ATGAAATACCTCAAACAGAGTCTTAAAGTTTTATGTTTACTGGCCTTCACTTCTTCAGTCTTCGCGCAAACTCATGAAGTGTTAATGAAAAATCGTGGGACGGCAGGGCCAATGATCTATGAGCCGGATTACCTGGAGATCCAACCTGGTGATACGGTGAAGTTTATCCGTAAGCATAAAAGCCATAACGCGGCCTCCATCCCGGAACTGTCTCCGGCGGATTATCCGGGGTTTATGGGCAAAATCGATGAAGAGATCGAAGTGAAATATGACAATGCCGGATTTTACGGCGTCAAATGCACGCCACACTACGCGCAGGGCATGGTGATGTTGATTAAGGTTGGTGATGTCACTCTGCCGGACAGCTATCGCGCGTTTAAAGCACCGGGAATTGCCGATAAACGCTTCCAGGATATCTACTCACGTATCGACAAGCAGTAG
- the ccmD gene encoding heme exporter protein CcmD — MSNAFATWGDFFAMGGYAFYIWLAVVMTVIPLAVLVLHTARQHRSILRSVAQQQAREARMRAAREAV, encoded by the coding sequence ATGAGCAATGCATTTGCAACCTGGGGTGATTTCTTCGCCATGGGCGGTTATGCCTTTTACATCTGGCTGGCGGTAGTGATGACGGTTATCCCGCTGGCGGTGCTGGTTCTGCACACGGCGAGACAACATCGTTCGATTTTACGTAGCGTGGCGCAACAGCAAGCCCGCGAAGCCCGCATGCGCGCGGCGCGGGAGGCAGTATGA
- the petA gene encoding ubiquinol-cytochrome c reductase iron-sulfur subunit, which produces MADNKHTGDEIQEQRRDCLCRLTKFVGAAGVAAAVWPLVSALGPDEKTAGENEPIDVSLAGVAVGQTVRRVWQGKLILIHHRTADEIAAARDVESHKLIDPQADNERVNADYPQWLVVQGYCPHAGCVPNARASGQGWVCPCHGSEFDASGRVTRGPATANLAVPDFTFHPDGLTVRIGAKEV; this is translated from the coding sequence GTGGCGGATAACAAACATACCGGTGATGAAATTCAGGAGCAGCGCCGCGACTGCTTGTGCAGGCTGACAAAATTCGTTGGCGCTGCAGGCGTTGCCGCTGCCGTCTGGCCGCTGGTATCCGCTCTGGGCCCGGATGAAAAGACGGCCGGAGAAAATGAACCGATCGATGTCTCCCTTGCTGGTGTGGCTGTCGGTCAAACCGTTAGGCGTGTCTGGCAAGGCAAGCTCATTCTTATTCACCATCGGACTGCAGATGAGATAGCTGCTGCCCGGGATGTCGAAAGCCATAAACTCATTGACCCACAGGCAGACAACGAAAGGGTTAATGCCGATTATCCCCAATGGCTTGTTGTTCAGGGATATTGCCCTCATGCCGGGTGCGTGCCAAATGCCAGAGCTAGCGGACAGGGCTGGGTTTGTCCGTGCCACGGGTCTGAATTCGATGCCTCCGGACGCGTTACCCGCGGACCGGCGACCGCGAATCTGGCCGTTCCCGACTTTACTTTTCATCCCGATGGTCTGACCGTGCGCATCGGCGCTAAGGAAGTCTGA
- a CDS encoding heme ABC transporter permease, protein MWKTLYQLANPPQLYLLCGRLVPWLGIASALLLTVGWVWGFGFAPADYQQGDSYRIIYLHVPAAMWSMGIYALMAIAAFIGLVWQMKMANLALVAMAPVGAVFTFIALATGSAWGKPMWGTWWVWDARLTSELVLLFLYVGVIALWHGFNDRCLAGRAVGILVLIGVVNLPIIHYSVEWWNTLHQGSTNMQQSIDPAMRTPLRLAIIGYLLLFISLALMRMRNLILLMEKRRPWVGELIVKRGRR, encoded by the coding sequence ATGTGGAAAACACTCTATCAGCTAGCGAACCCCCCGCAGCTTTATCTGCTCTGCGGCAGGCTGGTCCCGTGGCTGGGCATTGCCAGTGCGCTGTTGCTGACTGTGGGCTGGGTCTGGGGATTCGGCTTTGCGCCTGCGGATTACCAGCAGGGAGACAGCTACCGCATTATCTATCTGCACGTACCGGCAGCGATGTGGTCGATGGGGATTTATGCCCTGATGGCAATTGCGGCGTTTATAGGCCTGGTCTGGCAGATGAAAATGGCCAACCTGGCACTGGTGGCGATGGCACCGGTTGGCGCGGTTTTTACCTTTATTGCGCTGGCGACCGGTTCCGCGTGGGGGAAACCGATGTGGGGTACCTGGTGGGTGTGGGACGCCAGGCTGACTTCCGAACTGGTGCTGCTGTTTCTTTACGTCGGCGTGATTGCCCTGTGGCACGGCTTTAACGATCGGTGTCTGGCCGGGCGTGCGGTGGGCATTCTGGTGCTGATAGGTGTGGTTAACCTGCCGATTATTCACTACTCGGTGGAGTGGTGGAACACTCTGCATCAGGGATCAACCAACATGCAGCAAAGCATTGACCCGGCGATGCGTACGCCGCTGCGCCTGGCGATTATTGGCTACCTGCTGCTGTTTATTTCGCTGGCGCTGATGCGCATGCGCAACCTGATTTTGCTAATGGAAAAACGTCGCCCGTGGGTGGGTGAGCTGATTGTAAAAAGAGGTCGCCGATGA
- the ccmB gene encoding heme exporter protein CcmB: protein MMMWRIFRLELRVAFRHRAEIANPLWFFLIVITLFPLSVGSESQLLARIAPGIIWVAALLSSLLALERLFRDDLQDGSLEQLMLLPLPLSAVVLAKVMAHWVVTGLPLLILSPLVALLLGMDVYGWQIMALTLLLGTPTLSFLGAPGVGLTIGLKRGGVLLSVLVLPLTIPLLIFATAAMEAAAMHLPVKDYMAILGALLAGSATLSPFATAAALRISLQAG, encoded by the coding sequence GTGATGATGTGGCGGATTTTTCGTCTTGAGCTACGGGTGGCGTTTCGCCATCGTGCGGAAATCGCCAATCCGCTGTGGTTTTTCCTGATTGTTATTACGTTGTTCCCACTGAGTGTTGGCTCTGAGTCGCAGCTTTTGGCACGCATTGCCCCCGGGATTATCTGGGTCGCCGCGCTGCTTTCCTCGCTGCTGGCGCTGGAGCGCCTGTTTCGCGACGACTTACAGGACGGGAGCCTCGAACAACTGATGCTGCTGCCGCTGCCGTTATCAGCGGTGGTGCTGGCGAAGGTAATGGCCCACTGGGTGGTGACCGGCCTGCCGCTGCTTATTCTCTCACCACTGGTGGCGCTGCTGTTAGGAATGGACGTTTACGGCTGGCAAATCATGGCACTGACTCTGCTGCTGGGAACGCCGACGCTGAGCTTTCTCGGCGCGCCGGGCGTTGGGTTGACCATCGGGCTAAAGCGCGGAGGCGTGCTACTGAGCGTGCTGGTGCTGCCGCTGACCATTCCGTTACTGATTTTTGCGACCGCCGCGATGGAGGCGGCTGCTATGCATCTGCCTGTTAAGGATTACATGGCGATTCTGGGCGCGTTGCTGGCGGGCAGCGCAACGTTGAGCCCCTTTGCGACGGCGGCTGCGCTACGTATCAGCTTGCAGGCCGGATAA
- a CDS encoding pseudouridine kinase yields MPENDYVVIIGSANMDVAGYSNMSLNYADSNPGKIKYTPGGVGRNIAQNIALLNKSSWLLSVVGDDFYGHSLLAQTAQSGVHVDKCQVIKGEGTSSYLSLLDNTGEMLVAINDMSITEHITAEFLSQHQAFICEATVIVVDCNISEAALAWLMENTGSTPIFVDPVSAWKCVKIRQHLGRIHTLKPNRIEAETLSGISLSGTDDVARVADWFHQHGLKRLVLSMGGDGVYYSEKDGEHGWSAPLKTQVVNVTGAGDAMMAGLASCWLDGCSFSQAVQFAQGCSSLALSSEFTNNPELSYANVKKLVEKDYV; encoded by the coding sequence ATGCCTGAAAATGATTATGTCGTGATTATTGGTTCGGCAAATATGGATGTTGCTGGTTATTCTAATATGTCGCTGAACTATGCTGATTCAAATCCTGGAAAAATAAAGTATACGCCCGGTGGGGTAGGTAGGAACATAGCGCAAAATATTGCCTTATTGAATAAATCTTCATGGTTATTATCTGTCGTTGGCGATGATTTTTATGGCCATTCTTTGCTGGCTCAGACTGCACAATCAGGGGTACATGTCGATAAATGTCAGGTCATCAAAGGCGAGGGTACATCCAGCTATTTATCGTTGCTTGATAATACCGGTGAAATGCTGGTGGCGATAAATGATATGAGCATTACTGAGCATATTACGGCGGAATTTCTAAGCCAACATCAGGCCTTTATCTGTGAAGCCACGGTGATTGTTGTTGATTGTAATATCAGCGAAGCCGCGCTGGCCTGGTTGATGGAAAATACTGGTTCAACGCCCATTTTCGTTGACCCGGTTTCCGCCTGGAAATGCGTGAAAATTCGCCAACATCTGGGGCGGATCCATACCCTGAAACCGAACCGCATCGAGGCGGAAACCCTCAGCGGAATCTCGCTGTCCGGCACCGATGATGTGGCTCGCGTTGCCGACTGGTTTCACCAGCATGGCCTGAAGCGCCTGGTATTGAGCATGGGTGGAGATGGGGTTTACTACAGCGAAAAGGATGGCGAACACGGCTGGTCGGCACCGCTAAAAACCCAGGTTGTGAATGTAACTGGTGCGGGTGATGCCATGATGGCCGGTCTTGCATCCTGTTGGCTGGACGGTTGTTCATTTTCTCAAGCGGTGCAGTTCGCTCAAGGGTGCTCTTCCCTCGCGCTCTCATCGGAATTTACCAATAATCCTGAATTATCTTACGCAAACGTAAAAAAGTTAGTGGAGAAAGATTATGTCTGA
- a CDS encoding cytochrome b, with protein MTTARAYSLRWHIPFPRSVAGLWVFAIGAILLVMLGVQILTGIVLAMFYVPTAELAFDSIMHIMRTVSHGELLRNLHATGASLFFFACYLHIFRGMYYNVYRKPWVAMWMISVTLYVLLMITALLGYSLIWGQKSYWAATVITRFAQAIPLVGDTLYAFLVGGYTPGTPMLGRFFVLHFMLPFAIVVATIFHVRSVQSAFAQAMKKTFSEKESRKLLFDYKITDLDAIKITLFLMLFAWFLFFAPHYMSSADNFIPADPTVTPAIVAPEWYFLPFFSMLRCFPNEFAGLVAMCGSVLIFYFLPWLDSSRARFRHYSKLVKCGFWLWVINACFLGWLGTKALVGPDLIDGFRNQEGWIRAASQLSTLIWFAWFLIVLPCRRFLEKQD; from the coding sequence ATGACGACTGCGCGTGCTTATTCGCTCCGTTGGCACATCCCTTTTCCCCGATCGGTTGCTGGACTCTGGGTATTTGCTATCGGCGCTATTCTGCTGGTCATGCTCGGCGTACAGATCCTTACCGGTATCGTACTGGCGATGTTTTACGTGCCGACGGCTGAGCTGGCATTTGATTCCATCATGCATATTATGCGCACGGTAAGCCACGGAGAACTGCTGCGTAATCTGCACGCCACTGGCGCATCGCTTTTTTTCTTCGCCTGCTATCTACATATTTTTCGCGGCATGTACTACAACGTATATCGCAAGCCGTGGGTTGCAATGTGGATGATTAGCGTAACGCTATACGTCTTGCTTATGATTACCGCACTTCTTGGCTATAGCCTCATCTGGGGGCAAAAAAGCTACTGGGCGGCAACCGTCATTACTCGTTTTGCACAGGCCATCCCGCTGGTGGGCGATACGTTGTATGCGTTTCTGGTCGGCGGCTATACGCCAGGTACCCCGATGCTTGGCCGTTTTTTTGTTCTGCACTTTATGCTTCCCTTCGCAATTGTTGTCGCGACGATCTTCCACGTTCGTAGCGTCCAGTCTGCTTTTGCGCAGGCGATGAAGAAGACCTTTAGTGAGAAAGAGTCCAGAAAGCTTTTGTTTGATTATAAAATCACCGATCTTGACGCCATCAAAATCACTCTGTTTTTGATGCTCTTCGCCTGGTTTTTATTCTTCGCGCCGCACTACATGAGCAGCGCAGATAACTTTATCCCAGCAGATCCAACGGTTACGCCAGCGATTGTGGCACCTGAATGGTACTTTCTTCCTTTCTTCTCGATGCTTCGATGTTTTCCGAATGAATTCGCCGGGTTAGTCGCGATGTGCGGCTCGGTATTGATTTTCTATTTCTTGCCCTGGCTTGATTCCTCTCGGGCCCGTTTTCGCCACTACAGCAAGCTGGTTAAGTGCGGCTTTTGGCTGTGGGTTATCAATGCCTGCTTTTTAGGCTGGCTGGGAACAAAAGCGCTGGTGGGACCTGACCTTATTGACGGTTTCCGCAATCAAGAGGGCTGGATCCGCGCGGCGTCGCAGCTTTCAACGCTGATTTGGTTTGCCTGGTTTTTAATCGTGCTGCCCTGCCGCCGTTTTCTGGAAAAACAGGACTGA
- a CDS encoding ABC transporter ATP-binding protein, whose protein sequence is MTVNPVLPPLASAEVVIEACNLRWKVKGKAIVDDVSLRVAPGEFVGIIGPNGSGKTSLISLLAGLLKPTSGRITLQHKALHHYSRRHLAQQVALVEQQAETGERITALQAVSLGRTPWLSLLSPWSAKDDDIVQTMLRKVDLRELQHRCWHTFSGGEKQRLHIARALAQQPQLLLMDEPTNHLDIQHQIGLLSLVKREKLTVIAALHDLNHAAMFCDRIIVMKSGRMVTQGAPGTIFTREHLSTWFGIDAIVEREPGGTSCFIRYQRPDEF, encoded by the coding sequence ATGACCGTCAATCCTGTACTGCCTCCTTTAGCCTCGGCTGAAGTCGTTATCGAGGCGTGTAACCTGCGCTGGAAGGTAAAAGGCAAAGCGATCGTTGATGATGTCTCGCTCAGGGTGGCTCCCGGCGAGTTTGTCGGAATTATTGGCCCCAACGGGTCGGGTAAAACATCACTCATTTCGTTGTTAGCAGGTTTGTTGAAACCCACGTCTGGACGCATCACGCTACAGCACAAAGCACTCCACCATTACTCACGTCGCCATCTTGCACAGCAGGTGGCGCTGGTCGAACAACAGGCTGAGACAGGTGAACGTATTACCGCTTTGCAGGCCGTTTCGCTGGGACGGACCCCCTGGCTTAGCCTGCTCTCGCCCTGGTCCGCTAAAGATGACGATATCGTGCAAACGATGCTGAGGAAGGTCGATCTCCGCGAATTACAGCACCGTTGCTGGCATACCTTTTCTGGGGGAGAGAAACAGCGCCTGCATATCGCCCGGGCGCTGGCACAGCAGCCTCAGTTGTTGCTAATGGATGAACCTACCAACCACCTCGACATTCAACATCAGATTGGCCTGCTTAGCCTGGTTAAACGTGAAAAGCTCACGGTAATTGCCGCCCTGCACGATCTGAATCATGCCGCGATGTTTTGCGATCGCATCATCGTGATGAAGTCTGGACGCATGGTGACGCAGGGCGCTCCGGGCACCATTTTTACCCGGGAACACCTCAGCACCTGGTTTGGCATTGACGCCATTGTTGAACGCGAACCAGGCGGTACAAGCTGCTTTATTCGTTATCAGAGACCTGATGAATTCTAA
- the ccmE gene encoding cytochrome c maturation protein CcmE, translating to MNIRLNNRLWVALAILAGLTLTITLVLYALRSNIDLFYTPGEILYGKRETQQRPVVGQRLRVGGMVMPGSVRRDPNSLKVNFSIYDAEGSVDVSYEGILPDLFREGQGVVVQGELGEKNHLLAKEVLAKHDENYTPPEVKKAIQEHHRRPESKSS from the coding sequence ATGAATATTCGGCTTAACAACCGTCTGTGGGTGGCCCTCGCGATACTGGCGGGGTTAACGCTGACCATCACGCTGGTGCTCTACGCGCTGCGCTCTAACATCGACCTGTTTTATACGCCAGGTGAAATCCTTTATGGCAAGCGTGAAACACAGCAACGGCCGGTGGTGGGCCAGCGCCTGCGCGTTGGTGGAATGGTGATGCCCGGCAGCGTCAGACGCGACCCAAATTCACTGAAGGTTAATTTCAGCATCTACGACGCTGAAGGCTCGGTGGACGTCAGTTATGAAGGCATTCTGCCGGATCTGTTCCGTGAAGGGCAGGGCGTGGTGGTGCAGGGGGAACTGGGCGAGAAAAATCATCTGCTGGCGAAAGAAGTACTCGCTAAGCATGATGAAAACTACACCCCGCCGGAAGTGAAAAAAGCGATTCAGGAGCACCATCGTCGCCCGGAGAGCAAGTCATCATGA
- a CDS encoding heme lyase CcmF/NrfE family subunit — protein sequence MMPEIGNGLLCMALGIALLLSIYPLWGVVRGDRRMMASSRLFSWLLFFLVMGAFMVLINAFVVNDFTLNYVTSNSHTQLPVWYRVAATWGAHEGSLLLWMLLMSGWTFAVALFSQRMPLDIVARVLAIMGMISVGFLLFILFTSNPFTRTLPEFPIEGRDLNPLLQDPGLIFHPPLLYMGYVGFSVAFAFAIAALLSGRLDSTFVRFSRPWTLAAWAFLTLGIVLGSVWAYYELGWGGWWFWDPVENASLMPWLVGTALVHSLAVTEQRASFKAWTLLLAICAFSLCLLGTFLVRSGVLVSVHAFASDPSRGMFILAFMVLVIGGSLLLFAIRGHRVRSRVNNALWSRESLLLGNNVLLVTAMLVVLLGTLLPLVHKQLGMGSISIGEPFFNTMFSWLMAPFALLLGIGPLVRWGRDRPRKLQRLLIIALGSTLALSLLLPWLFESKIVAMTVVGLAMACWVFVLAMAEVALRISRGAKMTLSYWGMVAGHVGVAVTVVGIAFSQNYSVERDVRMKAGDSIEIHNYRFIFREVKEVTGPNYRGGVAMIGVTRNGKAEAVLHAEKRFYNSTRSVMTEAAVDGGFTRDLYAALGEELDNGAWAVRLYYKPFIRWIWAGGLLMALGGLLCLCDPRYRQPVPEAA from the coding sequence ATGATGCCTGAAATCGGTAACGGACTGCTGTGCATGGCGCTCGGCATCGCACTATTGCTCTCCATCTACCCGCTGTGGGGCGTTGTGCGTGGCGATAGGCGAATGATGGCATCTTCCCGGCTCTTCTCCTGGCTGTTGTTTTTCCTCGTAATGGGCGCTTTTATGGTGCTGATCAACGCCTTCGTGGTGAACGACTTTACGCTGAATTACGTTACCAGCAATTCTCACACCCAGTTACCGGTGTGGTATCGCGTGGCGGCAACCTGGGGCGCGCATGAAGGGTCGTTACTGCTGTGGATGCTGTTGATGAGCGGCTGGACGTTCGCCGTGGCGCTGTTCAGTCAGCGCATGCCGCTCGATATCGTCGCCCGCGTGCTGGCGATAATGGGGATGATAAGCGTCGGCTTCCTGCTGTTTATCCTGTTTACCTCCAACCCGTTTACCCGCACGCTGCCGGAGTTCCCGATTGAAGGACGCGACCTGAATCCGCTGTTGCAAGATCCGGGGCTAATTTTCCATCCGCCGCTGCTGTATATGGGCTATGTCGGCTTCTCGGTGGCTTTTGCCTTTGCGATTGCCGCCCTGCTGAGCGGGCGGCTGGACAGCACCTTTGTGCGTTTTTCCCGTCCCTGGACGCTGGCGGCATGGGCCTTTCTGACGCTGGGCATTGTGTTGGGCTCGGTTTGGGCCTATTACGAGCTGGGCTGGGGCGGCTGGTGGTTCTGGGATCCCGTGGAAAACGCCTCGTTGATGCCATGGCTGGTTGGTACCGCGCTGGTGCATTCGTTGGCTGTAACGGAGCAGCGTGCCAGTTTTAAAGCGTGGACGCTATTGCTCGCCATCTGTGCATTTTCTCTGTGCCTGCTGGGCACCTTCCTCGTGCGTTCCGGCGTTCTGGTTTCGGTTCACGCTTTTGCTTCTGACCCGTCGCGCGGGATGTTTATTCTTGCGTTTATGGTGTTAGTTATCGGTGGCTCGCTGCTGCTGTTCGCTATCCGTGGGCACAGGGTGCGATCGCGAGTGAATAACGCTCTCTGGTCGCGGGAGTCGCTGCTACTCGGTAACAACGTCCTGTTGGTTACCGCCATGCTGGTGGTGCTGCTCGGTACGCTGCTGCCGCTGGTGCATAAACAGTTGGGGATGGGCAGCATTTCCATTGGTGAGCCGTTCTTTAATACCATGTTCAGCTGGCTGATGGCACCGTTTGCGCTACTGCTGGGCATCGGCCCGTTGGTACGCTGGGGACGCGATCGTCCACGTAAGCTGCAGCGTCTACTGATTATCGCCCTGGGGAGCACCCTGGCGCTGTCTCTGCTCCTGCCGTGGCTATTTGAAAGCAAGATTGTCGCCATGACGGTGGTCGGGCTGGCGATGGCCTGCTGGGTCTTTGTACTGGCGATGGCGGAAGTCGCTTTGCGTATTTCACGCGGCGCAAAGATGACCCTCAGCTACTGGGGGATGGTCGCCGGTCATGTCGGTGTGGCAGTGACGGTTGTCGGTATTGCTTTCAGCCAGAACTACAGCGTGGAGCGCGATGTGCGAATGAAGGCTGGCGATAGTATCGAAATTCATAATTATCGCTTCATCTTCCGTGAAGTCAAAGAGGTGACCGGGCCGAACTATCGCGGCGGCGTGGCCATGATTGGCGTCACGCGAAATGGCAAAGCGGAAGCGGTACTGCATGCAGAAAAACGTTTTTATAACAGTACCCGCTCAGTGATGACCGAAGCGGCGGTTGACGGTGGATTCACTCGTGATCTGTATGCTGCCCTTGGCGAAGAGCTGGACAACGGCGCGTGGGCTGTGCGGCTGTATTACAAACCGTTTATTCGCTGGATTTGGGCGGGTGGTTTATTAATGGCGCTGGGCGGGCTGCTGTGTCTGTGCGATCCACGCTATCGCCAGCCCGTGCCGGAGGCCGCATGA